A genomic region of uncultured Roseibium sp. contains the following coding sequences:
- the araD gene encoding L-arabinonate dehydratase, whose amino-acid sequence MTKRPEDLRSARWFAPDDLRSMGHRSRAMQIGLDGADWQGKPVIAIINTWSDLSPCHHHLRDRADFVRKGVYQAGGMPVEMPVHSFSEQFLKPTSMLYRNMGAMEVEETLRAHPIDGVVLMGGCDKSTPALVMGALSMGLPFLFMPAGAMLRGNYAGRKLGSGTDVWKYWDERRAGTIGKEEWDGVQGGIARSYGTCMTMGTASTMMSIAEAFGLTLPGASSIPAPDAAHKRMAAACGRRVVDMVWEDLTPGRIVTHAATANATAVAMATGCSTNAVIHLIAMARRAGVDWGLDDLDRIGHEVPVIANIRPSGTEYLMEDFYYAGGLPALMKEMSEKLDLSALTVNGKTLGENIAAAENHNPDVIRPLNNPVYHEGSLAVLRGNLAPDGAVIKPAACDPKFHRHKGPAIVADSYPELKEIINDPDYPMSPDHVLVLRNAGPQGGPGMPEWGMIPMPQALLKAGHRDMVRLSDARMSGTSYGACILHVAPEAFIGGPLALIETGDIIELDVPNRTLRVDLDDDMLAARKARWSAPEPRYERGYGHMFSRHVEQADKGCDFDFLRTDFGKPVAEPDIF is encoded by the coding sequence ATGACCAAACGCCCTGAAGACCTTCGCTCAGCCCGCTGGTTCGCACCTGATGACCTGCGGTCCATGGGGCACCGGTCGCGTGCAATGCAGATAGGGCTCGACGGCGCGGACTGGCAGGGCAAGCCGGTCATCGCGATCATCAACACTTGGTCGGATCTGTCCCCATGTCATCATCACCTTCGCGATAGAGCGGATTTCGTCCGGAAAGGGGTCTACCAGGCCGGCGGCATGCCGGTTGAAATGCCGGTGCACTCCTTTTCCGAGCAGTTCCTCAAGCCGACATCGATGCTTTATCGCAACATGGGAGCCATGGAAGTGGAGGAAACCCTGAGGGCGCACCCGATTGATGGTGTCGTGCTGATGGGCGGGTGCGACAAGTCCACGCCGGCGCTGGTCATGGGCGCGCTCAGCATGGGGCTTCCGTTCCTGTTCATGCCCGCCGGCGCAATGCTGCGCGGAAACTATGCCGGCCGCAAGCTGGGCTCGGGCACGGATGTCTGGAAATACTGGGACGAGCGGCGCGCAGGCACCATTGGCAAGGAAGAGTGGGACGGGGTTCAGGGCGGCATTGCCCGCAGCTACGGCACCTGCATGACCATGGGCACGGCCTCGACAATGATGTCGATTGCCGAGGCGTTCGGGCTGACCCTTCCGGGGGCGTCCTCCATTCCGGCGCCGGACGCCGCGCACAAACGCATGGCCGCCGCCTGCGGACGCCGCGTTGTCGACATGGTCTGGGAGGATCTGACGCCCGGCAGGATCGTGACGCACGCTGCGACGGCGAACGCCACGGCGGTTGCCATGGCGACAGGCTGCTCCACGAATGCCGTCATTCACCTGATCGCCATGGCGCGGCGTGCGGGCGTGGACTGGGGCCTCGATGACCTTGACCGCATCGGTCACGAGGTGCCGGTCATCGCCAACATCCGGCCCTCCGGCACCGAGTATCTCATGGAGGATTTCTACTATGCCGGCGGCCTGCCGGCCCTGATGAAGGAAATGAGCGAAAAGCTGGATTTGTCGGCGCTCACGGTGAACGGGAAGACGCTGGGTGAGAACATCGCGGCAGCCGAAAACCACAATCCCGATGTTATCCGGCCACTCAACAACCCGGTTTATCACGAGGGCTCGCTTGCCGTGCTGCGCGGCAACCTTGCGCCCGACGGAGCTGTCATTAAACCGGCTGCATGCGACCCGAAGTTTCACCGGCACAAAGGCCCGGCAATTGTCGCCGACAGCTATCCCGAACTGAAGGAGATCATCAACGATCCGGACTACCCGATGTCTCCCGATCACGTGCTGGTCCTGCGCAACGCGGGGCCTCAGGGTGGCCCGGGCATGCCGGAATGGGGCATGATCCCGATGCCGCAGGCGCTCCTGAAAGCCGGCCACCGCGACATGGTGCGGCTGTCCGATGCCAGGATGTCCGGAACCTCCTACGGGGCCTGCATCCTGCATGTGGCCCCCGAAGCCTTCATCGGCGGCCCCTTGGCCCTGATCGAAACCGGGGACATCATCGAGCTGGACGTGCCGAACCGAACGCTGCGTGTCGACCTGGACGACGACATGCTGGCGGCGCGCAAGGCCCGGTGGTCAGCACCGGAGCCCCGCTATGAACGCGGCTACGGCCACATGTTTTCAAGGCATGTCGAACAGGCCGACAAGGGCTGTGACTTCGACTTCCTGCGAACCGATTTCGGCAAGCCGGTTGCGGAACCGGATATATTCTGA
- a CDS encoding ABC transporter permease, translating into MMDLLVAWQRWIYEGVRGSILEFGQSGDVWLLPGMIGTGIVFGAIHALTPGHGKSILASYVAGSENGFMRALSISTVLAATHVVTAVLIAFFAAHLMERSFVGGGRAPALEFLSRAILVAIGLWLLVRALRARRREGRHEGMGVALTTGLVPCPLTLFVVVAALSQGVPEAGLVFAGSMVIGIALTLGLVAVAAVAGRRTILQTVSGKGDGVAIVSRLLDAAAGLLIVLFAGRDLLQ; encoded by the coding sequence ATGATGGACCTGCTGGTCGCCTGGCAACGCTGGATTTACGAGGGGGTGCGGGGCTCGATCCTGGAGTTCGGCCAGTCCGGCGATGTCTGGCTGCTCCCGGGGATGATCGGAACCGGGATCGTGTTCGGCGCGATCCATGCGCTGACACCGGGCCATGGCAAGAGCATACTGGCCAGCTACGTCGCAGGCTCGGAAAACGGGTTCATGCGGGCGCTGTCGATCTCCACGGTTCTGGCGGCAACGCACGTTGTCACTGCGGTTCTGATTGCCTTTTTTGCAGCCCATCTGATGGAGCGGTCTTTTGTCGGCGGCGGACGTGCCCCGGCTCTCGAGTTCTTGAGCCGCGCCATACTGGTCGCGATCGGTTTATGGTTGCTCGTTCGCGCCCTTCGCGCCAGACGGCGGGAAGGCCGTCACGAAGGAATGGGGGTCGCGTTGACGACCGGCCTGGTTCCGTGCCCATTGACCCTGTTCGTTGTCGTCGCGGCCTTGTCGCAGGGCGTTCCGGAAGCCGGGCTTGTGTTCGCCGGGTCGATGGTGATCGGGATCGCGCTGACGCTCGGTCTGGTCGCAGTCGCTGCCGTGGCGGGTCGCCGGACGATATTGCAGACCGTTTCAGGCAAAGGGGACGGTGTCGCGATCGTATCCCGATTGCTTGATGCCGCCGCAGGCCTGCTCATCGTACTCTTCGCCGGTCGCGATCTGCTGCAGTGA
- a CDS encoding GDCCVxC domain-containing (seleno)protein, producing MHDANIKLNSCLTCPECGYRSNELMPTDACQWFYECRSCAVILKPKPGDCCVFCSYGTVACPPIQQGNSCCG from the coding sequence ATGCACGACGCCAATATCAAGCTGAACAGTTGTCTTACCTGTCCGGAATGCGGTTACAGGTCCAACGAACTCATGCCGACGGATGCCTGCCAGTGGTTTTACGAGTGTCGTTCTTGTGCCGTGATCTTGAAACCCAAACCGGGTGATTGCTGCGTCTTTTGCTCGTATGGAACGGTTGCCTGTCCGCCTATCCAGCAGGGTAACTCCTGTTGCGGCTAA
- a CDS encoding MerR family transcriptional regulator — translation MVAIGEASRRSGVSIETIRYYEREGIVSKVSRTASGRRSYSEKEIAELRFIRKCRDLGFSIQYAVALKELAQETENTCQTAARLGQKHLSEVQAKIEELKHLERALFELVANCSEGRHDCPMLEALMTRN, via the coding sequence ATGGTCGCGATCGGAGAAGCATCTCGCCGAAGTGGCGTATCAATTGAAACGATCCGCTACTACGAACGAGAAGGCATCGTTTCCAAGGTGTCACGCACTGCCTCCGGTCGACGATCTTATTCCGAAAAAGAGATCGCTGAACTTCGTTTCATACGCAAATGCCGGGATTTGGGTTTCTCAATTCAATATGCGGTTGCTTTGAAAGAGTTGGCCCAGGAAACGGAAAACACCTGTCAGACTGCGGCGCGGCTTGGACAAAAACACTTGTCCGAAGTTCAGGCAAAAATTGAAGAGCTCAAACATCTCGAGCGCGCTTTGTTTGAGCTGGTAGCCAACTGTTCGGAAGGTCGACACGATTGTCCGATGCTTGAAGCGCTGATGACGCGCAACTGA
- a CDS encoding patatin-like phospholipase family protein, producing the protein MAVASCAGSGITHQPLPEDLVEEAQVLNFETARTWADAFSPGYSATLKTREKQIRASGLASGDANILVLSGGGQNGAFGAGYLNGWTKRGDRPQFEIVTGVSTGALIAPLAFLGPKYDADLERFYTTHSTRDIIKPNYIAGLLSGAAVTDSKPLANLIAEFITPEFLAEVAREHRRGRRLALITTNIEAQRPVIWDMGQIAAAGTAESLDLFRKVVLASASIPGAFPPVQIDVVADGQTYSELHVDGATTTNLFLAPLNLTVFNDTPKRRGRIFILTNGKYLPEYRPVKAKTIPLAGRAFSTLLKYSTKADVQRLQLFADRTGAELRFVSIPIEFDEDSTEPFDKAYMNALYDFGYGAGERRDLETSRPRVF; encoded by the coding sequence TTGGCGGTTGCGTCTTGTGCTGGGAGCGGCATAACCCACCAGCCGCTTCCGGAAGACCTTGTCGAAGAGGCGCAGGTCCTGAATTTCGAAACCGCAAGGACATGGGCAGACGCGTTTTCTCCCGGATACTCCGCGACACTGAAGACACGCGAGAAGCAGATCAGAGCTTCGGGACTGGCAAGCGGAGATGCCAACATCCTGGTCTTGTCCGGAGGCGGTCAGAACGGAGCCTTCGGAGCCGGCTATCTGAATGGCTGGACGAAACGAGGCGACCGCCCGCAGTTCGAAATCGTGACGGGTGTCAGTACGGGTGCGCTCATTGCACCGCTCGCATTTCTTGGACCGAAATACGATGCGGATCTCGAACGCTTCTACACCACGCACAGCACGCGCGACATCATAAAGCCGAACTACATCGCAGGTCTGTTGAGCGGAGCCGCCGTTACCGACAGCAAACCGCTCGCAAACCTTATCGCGGAATTCATAACGCCGGAATTTCTGGCCGAGGTTGCCAGGGAGCATCGGCGCGGCAGGCGCCTGGCGCTGATCACGACTAACATCGAAGCGCAGCGTCCGGTGATCTGGGACATGGGGCAAATCGCGGCAGCCGGAACCGCCGAATCCCTCGACCTGTTCCGCAAGGTTGTGCTGGCCTCGGCCTCCATTCCCGGTGCGTTCCCGCCGGTTCAGATAGACGTGGTGGCGGACGGTCAAACCTATAGCGAACTGCATGTGGACGGCGCGACGACGACAAACCTGTTCCTCGCTCCGCTGAACCTCACCGTCTTCAACGACACTCCGAAGCGCAGGGGCCGGATTTTCATCCTGACGAACGGGAAATATCTCCCGGAATACAGACCTGTAAAAGCCAAGACCATACCGCTGGCCGGCCGAGCGTTTTCAACACTGCTGAAATACAGCACAAAAGCCGATGTCCAGCGGCTGCAGCTTTTCGCCGACCGCACCGGGGCCGAACTGCGCTTTGTTTCCATACCCATCGAGTTTGACGAGGACAGCACGGAACCCTTCGACAAGGCCTACATGAACGCGCTCTACGACTTCGGCTACGGGGCCGGTGAGCGGCGCGATCTGGAGACGTCCCGGCCAAGGGTGTTCTAG
- a CDS encoding PLP-dependent aspartate aminotransferase family protein: MSKSPRPNSGLHPDSLLAHAGGGFDPSTGAVVPPIQTATTFVRDEDYEPIRSGHIYSRDSNDLYLKAEKLIAALEDGAESRLFASGMAAIAAIVRSIKPGGTLLVQSGIYWGTTLFLRKHCARNDIVLVETDASNFDSIHDEISITKPDMVWLEVPSNPYLKVADIGRISKLCKAHDALLAVDATAATPLILKPLALGADLVMHSATKALNGHSDLLGGVVSTRDADSEAWTFICEERQIAGAILGSFEAWLLLRGLRTLALRVERMNANAMGLARYLKAHPNVDDVLYPGLPAHPHHDIAKAQMTGGFGSLLSVQVKGGKAAALRVAGSLDVFQRATSLGGTESLVEHRHTIEGDVTNVPENLLRLSVGIEHEADLVSDFEQALTAIK; encoded by the coding sequence ATGTCAAAGTCACCACGTCCGAATTCCGGTCTCCATCCTGACAGTCTCCTCGCCCACGCGGGCGGCGGGTTCGACCCTTCAACGGGAGCGGTGGTTCCGCCGATCCAGACCGCAACGACTTTCGTGCGCGACGAAGACTATGAACCGATCCGTTCAGGTCACATCTACAGCCGCGACAGCAACGACCTCTATCTCAAGGCGGAAAAGCTGATTGCCGCGCTGGAGGACGGCGCAGAAAGCCGCCTGTTCGCATCGGGTATGGCGGCGATCGCGGCCATCGTCCGCAGTATCAAACCGGGCGGCACGCTTCTGGTCCAATCCGGCATCTACTGGGGCACGACGCTGTTCTTGCGCAAGCACTGCGCGCGCAACGACATCGTCCTCGTGGAAACGGATGCCAGCAATTTCGACAGCATTCACGACGAGATTTCGATCACCAAGCCCGACATGGTCTGGCTGGAAGTTCCGAGCAACCCTTATCTGAAAGTCGCCGATATCGGCCGGATATCGAAGCTGTGTAAGGCGCACGATGCCCTGCTTGCCGTCGACGCGACGGCGGCAACGCCCCTGATCCTGAAACCGCTTGCGCTCGGCGCGGATCTTGTCATGCATTCGGCGACCAAGGCGCTCAACGGCCATTCTGACCTTCTGGGCGGTGTCGTTTCGACCAGGGATGCCGACAGCGAGGCGTGGACATTCATCTGCGAGGAACGCCAGATAGCAGGCGCCATACTCGGCTCGTTCGAAGCCTGGCTGCTGCTGCGCGGTCTCAGAACGCTGGCGCTGCGGGTCGAACGCATGAACGCCAACGCGATGGGTCTGGCGCGATATCTGAAGGCGCATCCGAATGTCGACGATGTCCTTTACCCCGGGCTTCCCGCCCACCCGCATCATGACATTGCAAAGGCCCAGATGACCGGCGGTTTCGGCTCGCTCCTGTCCGTGCAGGTCAAGGGCGGCAAAGCTGCCGCGCTCCGTGTTGCCGGAAGTCTCGACGTCTTCCAGCGCGCCACGTCGCTGGGCGGCACGGAGAGCCTCGTTGAGCACCGCCACACGATCGAGGGCGACGTCACGAATGTGCCGGAAAACCTGCTCCGGCTCTCTGTCGGCATCGAACACGAGGCCGACCTCGTCTCGGATTTCGAGCAGGCGCTGACGGCGATCAAGTAA
- a CDS encoding ABC transporter permease has protein sequence MIAPDPTTGMKPPPPRALPWTNTRIAGHVLMALWIVAGVSLVVYLLGNLEKPILEALRPYLPADWVIWADARLETHEFDSFLERYGAKYVEGFLVTLQIVGLSLLFGALLSIPIALARSSSWRIFSAPAYAYVYFFRGTPLLAQTFLIYYGFGSFRPELQSVGLWWFFRDAFYCVVFAFSLNTAAYQAEILRGAIQNVARGQWEGAAALGLTRPVTFFKVILPQALMVALRPYGNEIILMIKGSAIAAIITIYDIMGETRRAYSRTYDFQAYIWAAVIYLMIVETLRRVWDRIEARLTRHLKR, from the coding sequence ATGATCGCGCCGGATCCGACAACGGGAATGAAGCCGCCGCCTCCGCGCGCCCTTCCCTGGACCAATACCAGGATTGCCGGGCACGTGCTCATGGCGCTGTGGATTGTCGCCGGCGTCTCCCTGGTCGTCTATCTGCTCGGCAACCTCGAAAAACCGATCCTGGAGGCCCTTCGGCCTTACCTTCCCGCCGACTGGGTGATCTGGGCGGACGCACGTCTTGAAACCCATGAATTCGACAGCTTTCTGGAGCGCTACGGCGCCAAGTATGTCGAAGGTTTTCTGGTCACGCTGCAGATCGTGGGCCTGTCACTCCTGTTCGGAGCCCTGCTGTCCATTCCGATCGCGCTGGCGCGGTCGTCGTCGTGGCGGATCTTCTCTGCGCCGGCCTATGCCTATGTCTACTTCTTCCGCGGAACGCCGCTGCTGGCACAGACATTTCTCATCTATTACGGATTCGGCTCCTTCCGACCCGAATTGCAATCCGTGGGCCTGTGGTGGTTCTTCCGCGACGCGTTCTACTGCGTCGTCTTTGCGTTTTCGCTGAACACGGCGGCCTATCAGGCGGAAATCCTGCGCGGGGCGATCCAGAACGTTGCCCGCGGACAGTGGGAAGGCGCGGCCGCGCTGGGTCTCACGAGGCCCGTCACGTTCTTCAAGGTCATTCTGCCCCAGGCGCTCATGGTGGCCCTGCGCCCCTATGGCAACGAAATCATTCTCATGATCAAGGGATCGGCCATTGCGGCCATCATCACGATCTACGATATCATGGGTGAAACCCGGCGCGCCTATTCCCGCACCTATGACTTTCAGGCCTATATCTGGGCTGCGGTCATCTATCTCATGATCGTGGAAACGCTTCGCCGGGTGTGGGACAGGATCGAAGCCCGCCTCACCCGTCACCTGAAACGCTGA
- a CDS encoding ABC transporter permease: MEEALTLLSLGENGWGDTIAKGVLITVSLSLATLPFGLIIGFLIALAKNSSEPSLKLAANIYTTIFRGLPELLTLFLVFFGVQIGLQQLLKLMGFDIYIEVNSFVAGMIALSLVFSSFASEAFLSAFRGIPQGQYEGGYALGLSRFQTMTLIILPQLIRLALPALGNLWLILLKDTALVSTIGLSDLLRETSIAARVTKEPFLFFGLACLIYLVLAMISSTAFTRIERWSKRGEVQR; this comes from the coding sequence ATGGAAGAAGCTTTGACGCTGCTGTCCCTCGGGGAAAATGGCTGGGGCGACACGATCGCCAAGGGTGTGCTGATCACCGTCTCGCTTTCGCTTGCCACATTGCCCTTTGGACTGATCATCGGTTTCCTGATTGCGCTCGCCAAGAATTCCAGCGAGCCGAGCCTCAAGCTGGCGGCCAATATCTACACGACCATATTTCGCGGATTGCCGGAACTCCTGACTCTCTTCCTGGTCTTTTTCGGCGTGCAGATCGGATTGCAGCAGCTCCTGAAGCTCATGGGCTTCGACATCTATATCGAGGTCAATTCCTTCGTCGCGGGCATGATCGCGCTCTCGCTGGTGTTTTCCTCTTTCGCCTCGGAAGCGTTTCTTTCCGCCTTTCGCGGCATCCCCCAGGGACAGTATGAAGGCGGTTACGCGCTGGGACTTTCGCGCTTCCAGACAATGACGCTGATCATTCTGCCGCAACTCATCCGGCTGGCCCTGCCCGCGCTCGGAAACCTCTGGCTGATCCTGCTGAAGGACACGGCCCTCGTTTCGACGATCGGCCTCTCGGACCTGTTGCGCGAAACCAGCATCGCGGCGCGGGTCACGAAGGAACCGTTCCTGTTCTTCGGCCTCGCCTGCCTGATCTACCTTGTCCTTGCAATGATTTCCTCAACCGCCTTCACGCGCATCGAGCGCTGGTCCAAACGCGGCGAGGTGCAAAGATGA
- a CDS encoding ABC transporter substrate-binding protein, producing the protein MRVLRMAAAAVAVLAAVGGAQAKDWSKVRIGTEGAYPPFNSLTSDGQLIGFDVDIAKALCEEMKVECEFITSDWDGIIPGLQAGKYDAIIASMSITDERKQKVDFTNKYYNTPPAIAVPKDSSIAGTSDADLSGIALGAQSSTTHSNYAEEKLGSADLKLYPTPDEYKLDIASGRIDAVIDDVVVLSDWLATEDGACCKILGTLTPDPVINGEGAGIAIRKDDGELKDKFNEALEAILANGKYKEINDKYFTFDVYGG; encoded by the coding sequence ATGCGTGTTTTGCGTATGGCTGCAGCCGCAGTTGCTGTTCTGGCTGCCGTTGGTGGTGCTCAAGCGAAGGACTGGTCGAAGGTCCGTATCGGTACTGAAGGCGCTTACCCTCCGTTTAACTCACTGACCTCCGATGGTCAGCTCATCGGCTTTGATGTCGACATCGCCAAGGCGCTCTGTGAAGAGATGAAGGTCGAGTGCGAGTTCATCACGTCTGACTGGGATGGTATCATTCCCGGCCTCCAGGCTGGCAAGTACGACGCGATCATCGCGTCCATGTCGATCACCGACGAGCGCAAGCAGAAGGTCGACTTCACAAACAAGTACTACAACACGCCGCCCGCAATTGCCGTACCGAAGGATTCCAGCATCGCCGGAACCTCCGATGCGGACCTGAGCGGCATCGCGCTCGGCGCCCAGTCGTCGACCACCCATTCGAACTATGCCGAGGAAAAACTGGGGTCGGCAGACCTCAAGCTTTACCCGACGCCGGATGAGTACAAGCTCGACATTGCCAGCGGCCGTATCGACGCCGTGATCGACGATGTCGTGGTCCTCTCCGACTGGCTGGCAACCGAAGACGGCGCCTGCTGCAAGATCCTCGGCACCCTGACGCCGGACCCGGTCATCAACGGTGAAGGCGCAGGCATTGCCATCCGCAAGGACGACGGCGAGCTCAAGGACAAGTTCAACGAGGCACTCGAAGCCATCCTCGCGAACGGCAAGTACAAGGAAATAAACGACAAGTACTTCACCTTCGACGTTTATGGCGGCTGA
- a CDS encoding glutathione S-transferase family protein has product MTSFELFIGNKNYSSWSFRPWIALRHKDIAFAEKLVPFDFDNGNPEFRAFSPSMKVPVLKDGSLTVWDSLAILEYAAECFPEKGLLPQDRQMRARARAVSAEMHSGFSALRNACPMNMRRQVEVLAVDDAVKADVSRILDIWNECLNASGGPFLFGDFTIADAMFAPVVSRFATYTLTLDPVFQQYHAALTGTGAWQAWEADALKETWYVAVDEV; this is encoded by the coding sequence ATGACATCCTTCGAACTCTTCATCGGAAACAAGAACTACTCGTCCTGGTCGTTCCGGCCCTGGATTGCCTTGCGGCACAAGGACATTGCCTTTGCAGAGAAGCTCGTTCCCTTCGATTTCGACAACGGCAACCCGGAGTTTCGCGCCTTTTCTCCGAGCATGAAGGTCCCCGTGCTGAAAGACGGTTCCCTGACAGTCTGGGACAGTCTTGCGATCCTTGAATATGCGGCCGAGTGTTTCCCGGAAAAGGGTCTCCTGCCGCAGGACAGGCAGATGCGTGCCCGCGCCCGAGCCGTATCGGCGGAAATGCACTCCGGCTTCTCGGCGCTGCGCAATGCCTGCCCGATGAACATGCGCCGTCAGGTGGAGGTTCTGGCAGTCGATGATGCCGTCAAGGCGGACGTATCGCGGATCCTGGACATCTGGAACGAATGCCTGAATGCCTCCGGCGGGCCGTTCCTGTTCGGCGATTTCACGATCGCCGACGCCATGTTCGCCCCGGTTGTCAGCCGCTTTGCGACCTACACGCTTACGTTGGACCCGGTTTTTCAGCAATATCACGCTGCACTCACCGGCACCGGGGCCTGGCAGGCCTGGGAGGCGGACGCCCTGAAAGAAACCTGGTACGTCGCCGTCGACGAAGTCTAG
- a CDS encoding LysR family transcriptional regulator, which produces MDKLSALSGFVQSVNLGSFSAAAKHLGVSQPAISQQIRGLEDQLGTRLLNRTTRQLQLTEAGERYYAYARDILDRLVEADRSIQSDETQMSGPLSIGLPLGFAESVLSDFLIRFKKEHPCLLLDISLSDQFVDVIQERLDVAIRMGEIRDERLIVRRLGVAQRCLVASPEYLDRKGRPRHPAELPEHDYLLYKNISTGDRVPFISTLGEKLSIKINPAMIVNNSSTLRQAALAGLGISIANRWLIEPYLASGELELVLPEWQYPPHPIHAVYPSNRFIPIKVRRFVDRLQDYFNEMGALDKTFDART; this is translated from the coding sequence ATGGACAAACTCAGCGCACTCTCGGGCTTCGTTCAATCGGTCAATCTCGGCAGCTTTTCGGCTGCCGCAAAGCACCTCGGGGTGTCTCAACCCGCCATCAGCCAGCAGATCAGGGGTCTTGAGGACCAGCTCGGCACGCGTCTGCTCAATCGCACGACACGTCAGCTTCAGCTCACGGAAGCCGGTGAACGCTACTACGCTTACGCGCGCGACATTCTGGACCGCCTGGTCGAGGCCGACAGATCGATCCAGAGCGATGAAACCCAGATGTCCGGCCCGCTGTCGATCGGGCTGCCGCTCGGATTTGCGGAAAGCGTACTGTCCGATTTCCTCATCCGGTTCAAGAAGGAACATCCCTGTCTTCTGCTGGACATTTCGCTGTCCGACCAGTTCGTCGATGTCATCCAGGAACGGCTGGATGTCGCCATCAGAATGGGAGAAATCAGGGACGAGCGGCTGATCGTGCGGCGCCTCGGTGTTGCGCAGCGCTGCCTGGTCGCGTCGCCGGAGTATCTCGACCGCAAGGGCCGCCCGCGCCACCCGGCCGAATTGCCCGAACACGACTACCTGCTCTACAAGAACATCTCGACGGGCGACCGGGTGCCGTTCATCAGCACGCTCGGAGAAAAGCTGTCGATCAAGATCAATCCCGCGATGATCGTCAACAATTCCTCCACCCTGCGCCAGGCGGCGCTTGCAGGGCTCGGCATTTCGATCGCCAATCGCTGGCTGATCGAGCCTTACCTGGCCTCCGGTGAGTTGGAGCTGGTCCTGCCCGAATGGCAATACCCGCCGCACCCGATCCACGCGGTCTACCCATCGAACCGCTTCATTCCAATCAAGGTTCGCCGGTTCGTCGACAGGCTGCAGGACTATTTCAATGAAATGGGCGCGCTGGACAAGACTTTCGACGCGCGCACCTGA
- a CDS encoding MBL fold metallo-hydrolase: protein MTHSNLSLSRRSLLGAAAGAGAIAAAGGVTLVGGAANAAAPKAGQPMAGALRYKVGDMEVTALLDGYLDVTPELVVGYDAAEGKRLRDAALIDGDALRIPVNAYLVNTGDRLVLVDAGTSDALGPTMGRLPSALEAAGVSPDQIDAILITHMHPDHLFGAVDGDGNRVFANAELMLPETDNAFWFDDAAMNGAPEQFKPFFLGARKAADAYKGSQTLFSGDKELMPGVSAMALPGHTPGHTGYVFDSNGETLVIAGDIIHMTVYQFDQPGWGIGFDIDAGKAAETRKSFFDQAASDKLLFAGAHIPFPGMGRVAKDGDAYRFVPAGWPYAY, encoded by the coding sequence ATGACCCATTCCAATCTTTCCCTTTCCAGACGTTCCCTCCTGGGTGCCGCAGCCGGCGCTGGCGCAATTGCGGCTGCCGGCGGTGTCACGCTCGTCGGTGGCGCAGCCAATGCGGCCGCGCCGAAGGCCGGTCAGCCGATGGCAGGTGCCTTGCGCTACAAGGTGGGCGACATGGAAGTGACCGCGCTCCTGGACGGTTATCTCGATGTCACGCCCGAGCTCGTGGTCGGCTACGATGCGGCGGAAGGCAAGCGCCTAAGGGACGCCGCGCTGATCGACGGCGACGCGCTGCGCATTCCCGTCAACGCCTATCTGGTCAACACCGGTGACCGGCTGGTGCTGGTCGACGCCGGAACCTCCGATGCGCTCGGCCCGACCATGGGCCGTCTTCCTTCGGCGCTTGAGGCGGCCGGCGTTTCGCCGGATCAGATCGACGCGATCCTGATTACGCACATGCATCCCGACCACCTGTTCGGGGCTGTCGATGGCGATGGCAACAGGGTATTCGCCAATGCGGAACTGATGCTTCCCGAAACCGACAACGCCTTCTGGTTCGACGATGCGGCCATGAATGGCGCGCCCGAACAGTTCAAGCCGTTTTTTCTCGGCGCACGAAAGGCCGCGGATGCCTACAAGGGCAGCCAGACGCTTTTCTCCGGTGACAAGGAACTGATGCCGGGTGTGAGCGCAATGGCGCTTCCAGGACATACACCGGGTCATACGGGCTACGTTTTCGACAGCAACGGCGAAACACTGGTGATTGCGGGCGATATAATCCACATGACAGTCTACCAGTTCGACCAGCCGGGCTGGGGAATCGGGTTCGATATCGATGCCGGCAAGGCCGCAGAAACCAGAAAGAGCTTCTTCGATCAGGCAGCAAGCGACAAGCTGCTCTTTGCCGGCGCTCACATCCCGTTCCCGGGCATGGGCCGCGTCGCCAAGGACGGTGATGCCTATCGTTTCGTGCCCGCCGGGTGGCCCTACGCCTATTGA